AACCTTTGAGAAGAATCTCAGAGGTTTTTTGCTTGCATATTTAGGATAATATTTGCAAATTAAAAACATAGTGATATAATTAACATAAAAAATCCTAAGGAGGATCTACGATGAAAAAAATCACATTATTTGGTTTGTCTCTAGCTGGTCTAGCTTTACTGGCTTTTCCACATTCAGGTCAGGCATTTGAGCTTAAAGAAGAATGGGTTGTTAAGTGTGGAGTACAGTATCAAGATGGCAAGATTCTTCGGTTTAACAATGGTCATGAAGTGGATATCAAAGTCTTGGATTTGCCAAAAACCGAGAAAATCGAGTGGACGGTCAGTCTCGATGGTCAAGATCAGACTGTCAATTTCCTAGGTCAAGAAAAGGACAAGTCTATGATCGGGGAAGAAGGGCGTTACCTGAATTTCTATGTTCCATATGGCTATAGAGGAGATATCAAGGTCGAGGCTAAGAGCGGAAACGAAGTAAAGACCTGGTCAACGAAAGTTGTGGATGATATTCATAATGATAGTGGAAAGAGAGGTTACTATCGTATTGAAGAATCAAATGATCAATACACCTACCTCGATGCTAAATGGGATTATCAAACCAAGACTTACACTGCTGCCTTACCAGAGACTGTTAATGGTCAAAAAGTTTTTGCTTGGGCAAATTATGATAATGACGAGTTGAAGCTAGAAAAACCAAAATCTATCAGTCATAAATATGATGATGGAGGATCTTTCAAAGAACTTTATCCAATTGTAAAAGCAGAAAGTTGGCTAAAATCAAATCAAAACTGGTACTATCAAAAACAAGGTCAATTAGTGCATAAGGATTGGGTTTATGACAAGGGAACTTGGTACTTTATGAATGATAAAGGAGTCATGTTCAATCAAACTTGGCTTTATCAAGGTAGCAACTGGTATGCCTTTAAATCATCAGGAGCCATGATTGCGAGTGACTGGCTTTACTATCAAGGCAAGTGGTACTATTTATCAACTTCAGGAGCTATGAAAGCAAGCGCTTGGATTTATGACAAGGGAGAATGGTATTATGTAAGTTCTTCTGGTGCCATGCTAGCGAATAATTGGGTCAAAGATAATGGCAAGTGGTATTATCTGGCTTCATCAGGTAAGATGCTTCGCAATACCTATACACCTGATGGTTACTACGTTGGCAACTCAGGTGCCTGGCAATAAGAATAAGAAGTCCTTTTCCTTAAAGGAAGGGGCTTTTTACTTGCGTTTCTGCTGCTTCCTCATTTGTCCTAAAACCTTTTTTGTGTTAAAATGAATGGTATGAAAGCTAAAAAAATGTGGATTGCAGGTCTGGCTCTGCTTGGTATTGGGAGCCTTGCCCTTGCTACGAAAAAAGTTGCAGATGACCATAAGCTCATGAAGACTCAGGAAGAGTTGACAGCGATTGTACGAGACCATTTTTCAGACATGGGGGAAATTGCGACCCTCTATGTTCAAGTTTATGAAAGCAGTCTAGAGAGCTTGGTTGGTGGCGTCATTTTTGAGGATGGCCGTCATTATACCTTTGTCTATGAAAATGAAGACCTAGTCTATGAGGAGGAAGTCTTATGATACAACCAGCAAGTTTAGAAGAATTGGCATCTTTAGTAGAAAAAGATGGCAAGAAGGTCTTTCTTTTTGTAGCAGACTGGTGTGGCGATTGTCGTTATATCTATCCTGCCTTACCAGAAATTGAGGAGACCAATCCAGAGTTCACCTTTATTCGTGTGGACCGAGACCAGTATATGGATTTGGCCAAACTCTGGGATGTTTACGGGATTCCTAGCCTTGTTGTTCTAGAAAAGGATAAGGAAATCGGCCGTTTTGTCAATCGCGACCGTAAAAGCAAGCAACAAATTAACGACTTTTTAGCAGGACTGAAATAGGAGAAAAGGAAACAATGATTTTTACATATAACAAAGAACATGTCGGTGATGTCCTTATGGTCATCGTGAAAAATAGCGGAGATGCCAAACTGGATGCGGAGCGCAAAGGCAAGGTAGCCCGTGTTTTTCTCAAAGATAATGGGGAAACAGTGGCGTGGAATATTTTCGAAGTTTCAACTTTCTTTGAAATCGCAGAGCGCGGTCAAGTATTTTTATCAGATGAGCAAGTCGCTCGTTTGAACCAAGAATTACAGGCAGAAGGCTTTACAGAAGAAATTGTTAATGACAAGGAACCTAAGTTTGTTGTTGGTGAAATCGTTGAGATGGTAGCCCATCCAGATAGTGACCACCTCAACATCTGCCAAGTTGCAGTCGCAAGTGACAAGACAGTGCAAATCGTTGCAGGGGCTCCTAATGCGCGTGTTGGATTGAAAACCATTGTAGCTCTTCCTGGAGCTATGATGCCAAAAGGCAATCTTATTTTCCCAGGTGAGCTTCGTGGTGAAAAGAGTTTTGGCATGATGTGTAGTCCTCGTGAATTGCATCTGCCAAATGCTCCGCAAAAACGTGGTATTATTGAATTATCAGAAGACCAAGTTGTCGGAACTCCATTTGATCCAGCTAAACACTGGACTGCCTAAGAAGTTGTTAATATCTGATAGACTAGCTAGAAGGAAATAAGATGGCAAAAAATGTTGTGATTACAGGAGCGACATCAGGAATTGGTGAAGCGATTGCGCGTGCTTATCTGGAACAGGGGGAGAATGTCGTTCTAACTGGACGACGGATAGACAGACTAGAAACTCTTAAGGCGGATTTTGCAGAAGCCTTCCCAAATCAAAATGTCTGGACTTTTCCACTAGATGTGACGAATATAACCATGTTGAAGACTGTTTGCCCCAATATTCTAGAAACGATAGGGAATATTGACATCTTAGTTAATAACGCCGGTCTGGCTCTAGGTTTAGCACCCTATCAGGATTATGAAGAGCTGGATATGTTAACAATGTTAGATACCAATGTTAAAGGTTTGATGGCAGTCACTCGCTGTTTCTTGCCAGCAATGGTAAAAGCCAATCAAGGACATATCATCAATATGGGCTCAACCGCAGGAATCTATGCCTATGCGGGTGCAGCAGTTTATTCAGCTACCAAGGCAGCGGTTAAGACCTTTTCAGATGGACTGCGAATTGATACCATCGCAACGGATATCAAGGTGACGACCATTCAGCCTGGGATTGTCGAAACAGATTTCTCAACTGTTCGTTTTCATGGTGATAAAGAGCGGGCTGCGTCCGTTTACCAAGGAATAGAAGCCTTGCAAGCTCAGGATATTGCAGACACAGTAGTCTATGTGACCAGTCAGCCTCGCCGTGTTCAGATTACAGATATGACCATTATGGCCAATCAACAGGCGACAGGTTTCATGATTCATAAAAAATAAGAAATTTCCTCGAAAAGTTACAAATTTCTGTAACTTTTTTTGATTTCCTACGAATAGATAAGTAGGAGGAAGAAAATATGTATAATAAAGTTATCATGATTGGGCGTTTAACGTCTACACCAGAATTGCACAAAACCAACAATGACAAGTCGGTAGCGCGAGCAACTATCGCTGTCAACCGTCGTTACAAAGACCAAAACGGTGAACGTGAAGCTGATTTTGTCAATATGGTCCTTTGGGGTAGACTAGCAGAAACTTTGGCAAGCTACGCAACCAAAGGTAGTCTTATTTCTGTGGATGGAGAACTTCGTACCCGTCGCTTTGAGAAAAATGGTCAGATGAACTATGTGACTGAAGTACTTGTCACAGGATTCCAACTCTTGGAAAGTCGTGCCCAACGTGCCATTCGTGAAAATAATGCAGGACAGGATTTGGCAGATTTGGTCTTGGAAGAGGAAGAATTGCCATTTTAAGAATTAAAAAGTCTGAGTTGGTCTCAGGCTTTTTATCTTGAGAAAGTCAGACTTTTTTCTTGATTATTTCTGACTAAGTGATACAATAGAACTATGAATTAGCACTCAGGTATAAAGAGTGCTAATAATATCTATCTCATTATGGAGGAAATCAGATGTTGAAACCATTAGGGGACCGTATGGTCTTAAAAGTAGAAGAAAAAGAACAAACTGTTGGAGGCTTTGTTCTCGCAGGTTCAGCCCAAGAAAAAACCAAAACAGCCCAAGTTGTGGCTACTGGACAAGGTGTTCGTACCTTGAACGGTGACTTGGTTGCTCCAAGTGTTAAAACTGGAGACCGTGTCTTGGTTGAAGCCCACGCAGGTCTTGATGTCAAAGATGGCGATGAAAAGTACATCATCGTAGGCGAAGCTAACATTTTGGCAATCATTGAGGAATAGAAGGAGAAAGTAAGTATGTCAAAAGAAATTAAATTTTCATCAGATGCCCGTTCAGCCATGGTTCGTGGTGTCGATATCCTTGCAGACACTGTTAAAGTAACCTTGGGACCAAAAGGTCGCAATGTCGTTCTTGAAAAGTCATTCGGTTCACCCTTGATTACCAATGACGGTGTGACCATTGCCAAAGAAATCGAATTGGAAGACCATTTTGAAAATATGGGTGCCAAATTGGTATCAGAAGTAGCTTCAAAAACCAATGATATCGCAGGTGATGGAACTACAACTGCAACTGTTTTGACCCAAGCAATCGTCCGTGAAGGAATCAAAAACGTCACAGCAGGTGCAAATCCAATCGGTATTCGTCGTGGGATTGAAACGGCAGTTGCTGCAGCAGTTGAAGCCTTGAAAAACAATGCTATTCCTGTTGCCAACAAAGAAGCTATCGCTCAGGTTGCAGCCGTATCTTCTCGTTCTGAAAAAGTTGGTGAGTACATCTCTGAAGCCATGGAAAAAGTTGGCAAAGATGGTGTCATCACTATCGAAGAGTCACGTGGTATGGAAACAGAACTGGAAGTTGTGGAAGGAATGCAGTTTGACCGTGGTTACCTTTCACAGTACATGGTGACAGATAGCGAAAAAATGGTGGCTGACCTTGAAAATCCGTACATTTTGATTACAGACAAGAAAATTTCCAATATCCAAGAAATCTTGCCACTTTTGGAAAGCATTCTCCAAAGCAATCGTCCACTCTTGATTATTGCGGATGATGTAGATGGCGAGGCTCTTCCAACCCTTGTTTTGAACAAGATTCGTGGAACCTTCAACGTAGTAGCCGTTAAGGCACCTGGTTTTGGTGACCGTCGCAAAGCCATGCTTGAAGACATTGCCATCTTGACAGGCGGAACAGTTATCACAGAAGACCTTGGTCTTGAGTTGAAAGATGCTACTATTGAGGCGCTTGGTCAAGCAGCGAGAGTAACTGTGGACAAAGATAGCACTGTTATCGTAGAAGGTGCTGGAAATCCCGAAGCGATTTCTCACCGTGTTGCAGTTATCAAGTCTCAAATCGAAACCACAACTTCTGAATTTGATCGTGAAAAATTGCAAGAACGCTTGGCAAAATTGTCAGGTGGTGTAGCGGTTATTAAGGTCGGAGCAGCAACTGAAACTGAGTTGAAAGAAATGAAGCTCCGCATTGAAGACGCCCTCAACGCTACTCGTGCAGCTGTTGAAGAAGGAATCGTTGCAGGTGGTGGAACAGCCCTTGTCAATGTGATTCCAGCCGTGGCTGATTTGGAATTAACAGGAGACGAAGCAACAGGCCGCAATATTGTTCTCCGTGCCTTGGAAGAACCTGTTCGTCAAATTGCCCACAATGCAGGATTTGAAGGATCTATCGTTATCGATCGTTTGAAAAATGCTGAACTTGGTACAGGCTTCAACGCAGCAACTGGCGAGTGGGTCAACATGATTGAAGAGGGAATCATCGACCCAGTTAAAGTGAGCCGTTCAGCCTTACAAAATGCAGCATCTGTAGCTAGTTTGATTTTAACAACAGAAGCAGTAGTAGCCAATAAACCAGAACCAGCAGCCCCAGCTCCAGCAATGGATCCAAGCATGATGGGCGGCATGATGTAAGCTTTCTATAGAAAACAACTTATAAAAAACACAAAAGGAGGGAATGCCTACCCCTCCTTTTTATGCTATTCACTTCTAAATAGATTTGAGCTCTCCTAATTTATATGATAAAATAAGACTAGAAAAAAGGAGAAGAACATGATTGATGTAGAAGAAATTCTGAGCAAGATGAACCCCAATCAGAAGATTAATTATGACCGTGTCATGCAGAAGATGGTACAAGTATGGGAGAAAAATGAGCAACGGCCAACCATTCTCATGCACGTTTGCTGTGCCCCTTGCAGTACCTATACCCTCGAATATTTGACCAAGTATGCAGATGTGACAATCTATTTTGCCAATTCTAATATCCATCCCAAGGCAGAATACCATAAGCGTGCCTATGTGACTAAAAAGTTTGTCAGTGATTTCAATGAGCGAACTGGCAATAGCGTTCAATACCTAGAAGCTCCTTATGAACCTAACGAATATCGTAAACTGGTTCGAGGTTTGGAAGAAGAGCCTGAAGGTGGCGACCGTTGCAAGGTTTGCTTTGACTACCGACTGGATAAGACAGCTCAAGTGGCTATGGACTTGGGCTTTGACTACTTTGGCTCAGCCTTGACCATCAGTCCTCATAAGAATTCTCAAACCATTAATAGTATCGGAATCGATGTGCAAAAAATTTATACAACCCACTATCTTCCAAGTGATTTCAAGAAAAATCAAGGCTACAAACGTTCGGTAGAGATGTGTGAAGAGTATGATATCTATCGTCAATGTTATTGTGGATGCGTCTATGCAGCCCAGGCTCAGAATATTGATTTGGTTCAGGTTAAGAAAGATGCCACAGTTTTCTTGCTGGATAAGGATGTTGAAAAAGACTATTCCCATATCAAATTTACAGTTACAAAATTAGATATATAAGGATAAGCCTAGCTGTAAAGCTGGGTTTTTAAAATAAAAAAACCGGGGTCTTACCCCCAGTTTGACAACTTTACCGATTCTTTAGTTCTACATAGCGCTTGTACCAAATGTTTACATAGGCTTCTGAGAAAGGACCTCGTCCATTGTTAATCCAATCAACAAGAATTTTGACATGTTCTTTTAAAATATAGTCCAAGTCATCAGAATACTTCATTTTGCGTTTGTGACGCTCATACTCCTCAACGTCCAAGAGACGTTTCTCTCCATCTGTAAAAATTTTAACATCCAAATCGTAATCAATATACTTCAGTGCTTCTTCATCCAGATAGTAGGGGCTAGCTATATTGCAATAGTAGGAAATTCCATTATCGCGAATCATGGCAATGATATTAAACCAATATTTCTTGTGAAAGTAAACAATAGCCGGTTCTCGAGTGACCCAACGACGACCATCACTTTCGGTAACCAGTGTATGATCGTTGACACCAATAATGGCGTTTTCTGTTGTTTTTAGTACCATGGTGTCCCGCCAAGTTCGGTGGAGACTCCCATCATGCTTATAACTTTGAATTGTAATAAAGCCGCCTTCTTTTGGAAGCTTCATAACTAACCAACTTTCTACAATTTATAAGTTTATCATTTACTATTGTATCATAAATCGGTCTAATTTTTTTGAATTTTACACGAAAATGTTAAAGATATTCTCTGAGAGCGCTGGCTATATCCGAAAAATCATAGCCTTTTCGAGCTAAAACTTGGGTTAATCGTTGCTTTAGTTCGTAACCTTCATATTTGCGAGCGTATTTAGCATATTGTTTATCCAGTTCTTTAAAAATGAGCTCTTGAGTCGTTTCTTGGTCGACTTGACTGTCCAAGTCGTCAAAGGTATTCTTAGCATCAGAATAGGAGAAGCCTTTGTTCGTTAAGTTTTGGATAA
The Streptococcus toyakuensis genome window above contains:
- a CDS encoding epoxyqueuosine reductase QueH, which translates into the protein MIDVEEILSKMNPNQKINYDRVMQKMVQVWEKNEQRPTILMHVCCAPCSTYTLEYLTKYADVTIYFANSNIHPKAEYHKRAYVTKKFVSDFNERTGNSVQYLEAPYEPNEYRKLVRGLEEEPEGGDRCKVCFDYRLDKTAQVAMDLGFDYFGSALTISPHKNSQTINSIGIDVQKIYTTHYLPSDFKKNQGYKRSVEMCEEYDIYRQCYCGCVYAAQAQNIDLVQVKKDATVFLLDKDVEKDYSHIKFTVTKLDI
- the groES gene encoding co-chaperone GroES; translated protein: MLKPLGDRMVLKVEEKEQTVGGFVLAGSAQEKTKTAQVVATGQGVRTLNGDLVAPSVKTGDRVLVEAHAGLDVKDGDEKYIIVGEANILAIIEE
- the groL gene encoding chaperonin GroEL (60 kDa chaperone family; promotes refolding of misfolded polypeptides especially under stressful conditions; forms two stacked rings of heptamers to form a barrel-shaped 14mer; ends can be capped by GroES; misfolded proteins enter the barrel where they are refolded when GroES binds), which gives rise to MSKEIKFSSDARSAMVRGVDILADTVKVTLGPKGRNVVLEKSFGSPLITNDGVTIAKEIELEDHFENMGAKLVSEVASKTNDIAGDGTTTATVLTQAIVREGIKNVTAGANPIGIRRGIETAVAAAVEALKNNAIPVANKEAIAQVAAVSSRSEKVGEYISEAMEKVGKDGVITIEESRGMETELEVVEGMQFDRGYLSQYMVTDSEKMVADLENPYILITDKKISNIQEILPLLESILQSNRPLLIIADDVDGEALPTLVLNKIRGTFNVVAVKAPGFGDRRKAMLEDIAILTGGTVITEDLGLELKDATIEALGQAARVTVDKDSTVIVEGAGNPEAISHRVAVIKSQIETTTSEFDREKLQERLAKLSGGVAVIKVGAATETELKEMKLRIEDALNATRAAVEEGIVAGGGTALVNVIPAVADLELTGDEATGRNIVLRALEEPVRQIAHNAGFEGSIVIDRLKNAELGTGFNAATGEWVNMIEEGIIDPVKVSRSALQNAASVASLILTTEAVVANKPEPAAPAPAMDPSMMGGMM
- the ytpR gene encoding YtpR family tRNA-binding protein, encoding MIFTYNKEHVGDVLMVIVKNSGDAKLDAERKGKVARVFLKDNGETVAWNIFEVSTFFEIAERGQVFLSDEQVARLNQELQAEGFTEEIVNDKEPKFVVGEIVEMVAHPDSDHLNICQVAVASDKTVQIVAGAPNARVGLKTIVALPGAMMPKGNLIFPGELRGEKSFGMMCSPRELHLPNAPQKRGIIELSEDQVVGTPFDPAKHWTA
- a CDS encoding DUF4651 domain-containing protein; the encoded protein is MNGMKAKKMWIAGLALLGIGSLALATKKVADDHKLMKTQEELTAIVRDHFSDMGEIATLYVQVYESSLESLVGGVIFEDGRHYTFVYENEDLVYEEEVL
- a CDS encoding N-acetylmuramoyl-L-alanine amidase family protein codes for the protein MKKITLFGLSLAGLALLAFPHSGQAFELKEEWVVKCGVQYQDGKILRFNNGHEVDIKVLDLPKTEKIEWTVSLDGQDQTVNFLGQEKDKSMIGEEGRYLNFYVPYGYRGDIKVEAKSGNEVKTWSTKVVDDIHNDSGKRGYYRIEESNDQYTYLDAKWDYQTKTYTAALPETVNGQKVFAWANYDNDELKLEKPKSISHKYDDGGSFKELYPIVKAESWLKSNQNWYYQKQGQLVHKDWVYDKGTWYFMNDKGVMFNQTWLYQGSNWYAFKSSGAMIASDWLYYQGKWYYLSTSGAMKASAWIYDKGEWYYVSSSGAMLANNWVKDNGKWYYLASSGKMLRNTYTPDGYYVGNSGAWQ
- a CDS encoding thioredoxin family protein, whose protein sequence is MIQPASLEELASLVEKDGKKVFLFVADWCGDCRYIYPALPEIEETNPEFTFIRVDRDQYMDLAKLWDVYGIPSLVVLEKDKEIGRFVNRDRKSKQQINDFLAGLK
- a CDS encoding DUF402 domain-containing protein; protein product: MKLPKEGGFITIQSYKHDGSLHRTWRDTMVLKTTENAIIGVNDHTLVTESDGRRWVTREPAIVYFHKKYWFNIIAMIRDNGISYYCNIASPYYLDEEALKYIDYDLDVKIFTDGEKRLLDVEEYERHKRKMKYSDDLDYILKEHVKILVDWINNGRGPFSEAYVNIWYKRYVELKNR
- a CDS encoding single-stranded DNA-binding protein, translating into MYNKVIMIGRLTSTPELHKTNNDKSVARATIAVNRRYKDQNGEREADFVNMVLWGRLAETLASYATKGSLISVDGELRTRRFEKNGQMNYVTEVLVTGFQLLESRAQRAIRENNAGQDLADLVLEEEELPF
- a CDS encoding SDR family NAD(P)-dependent oxidoreductase, which gives rise to MAKNVVITGATSGIGEAIARAYLEQGENVVLTGRRIDRLETLKADFAEAFPNQNVWTFPLDVTNITMLKTVCPNILETIGNIDILVNNAGLALGLAPYQDYEELDMLTMLDTNVKGLMAVTRCFLPAMVKANQGHIINMGSTAGIYAYAGAAVYSATKAAVKTFSDGLRIDTIATDIKVTTIQPGIVETDFSTVRFHGDKERAASVYQGIEALQAQDIADTVVYVTSQPRRVQITDMTIMANQQATGFMIHKK